The sequence CTTTTGACACAGCTGCGCTGGGCGGCGGCGGTGGCTGCGACAATTTGCCACTTTGTCTAAATATTGATCACTGTAATAGGGTTCGCCGTTTTTGCGGATTAATGGAAATTGGGAATGACTTATCGCCTGTCGCGCGCCGCTCTGGTGCTGTTGCTGTTTCCCGCGCTGTCGGCGCTGGCGGACACCGCTGTTGAAGAGATGCGGGTGTGGGGGGAGCGTCGCAGCAGTGACGATTCGTCGTTCACCAGTCCCAACAGCATTCTTCGCCCGGAAGATATGCTGAGTATCAACGCGACGACCACCGAAGACCTAGTGAAATACGAGCCCAGCCTGGTGATTCGCCGTCGCTTCATCGGCGATGCCAACGGCACGCTGGGGATTCGCGGGAGCAATATGTTCCAGACCTCGCGGTCGATGGTCTTTGCCGACGGGGTGCCGCTGCATTATTTCCTCCAGTCCCGGTGGAACGGCGCGCCGCGCTGGACATTGGTATCGGCCAGCGAAATAGCGCAGGTCGAAGTGCTCTACGGCCCGTTCTCCGCTGAGTATAGTGGCAATGCCATGGGCGGCGTGGTGCTGATCGAAACCGCGATTTCGGAGCGCGAAGAATTCCACGTGGATGTGGGTTACTTCTCTCAACGCTTCGAGGCCTATGGTGTTGACGAGCAACTCGATGGCTACAAAACCTTTGTTTCCTACGGCAACCGGGTTGGCGATGCCAGTTACTACTTCTCCTACAACCGTCTGGAAAGTGATGCGCAGCCACAGACCTACTTCTATGGTGGCAGCGATACCGGCGCGCCGCCGCAGAGTGTCAGCGGGGCGATTCGGGCTCGCGATGAGTTGAGCAATTCGCGCCTGTACTTTGGCGATAGCGGCGTGGTGGCGACAACCACTGACAATATCAAAATGAAGCTGGGCTACGACTGGGAGCAGTGGTCGGTGCTGGCCAATATCGCCTACGAAGGTCGCGAGGGGTTGAGCACCCGCCCCAACAGCTATTTGCGCGACAGCAACGGCAATGCGGTTTGGGAGGGCAACGTCGAGCAAGGCGGTGAGGTATTCTCGGTGCCTGCTTCCCGGCTGGGGGTGAGCGAGCAGGACCGCGACAGCCTGTCGGTGGGGCTGCGCTTGCGCGGCGAACTGAGTGAGCGCAGTGCGCTGGAGGCCAACCTCAATCGCTTTGACATCTTGCGTGATGAAGCCCGCAGTTCGGCGGCAAACCCCAATGCGCCGTCGTTTGACGGCAGCGGGCAAGTAACGGATTTCGGTGATACCGGCTGGACAACTGCAGAGCTGAAATGGTCGGTGGACGGCGTGTTTGGCGAGGACGTGGATCTGGTCGCCGGTCTGCGTCACGAGCACTACGAACTCAATACCACGGTATACCGCAGCAGTGATTACCGGGCGGGCCGCAAAACGCAGGCGGTGGATCGCAGCGGCGGTGAAACGACCTTGAACGCGGCGTTCCTGCAACTGAGCTGGACCATCAGTGAGGCCTGGGATGCAACGTTGGGCGGTCGCTACGAGGACTGGAAAAGTCATGGCGGCTACTACGCTGACGATCAGGCGGCGACGCCGGGTCTCGACGTGGTGAAGGTGCCGTCTCGCGATGACAGCAGTATCTCAC comes from Spongiibacter tropicus DSM 19543 and encodes:
- a CDS encoding TonB-dependent receptor, whose translation is MTYRLSRAALVLLLFPALSALADTAVEEMRVWGERRSSDDSSFTSPNSILRPEDMLSINATTTEDLVKYEPSLVIRRRFIGDANGTLGIRGSNMFQTSRSMVFADGVPLHYFLQSRWNGAPRWTLVSASEIAQVEVLYGPFSAEYSGNAMGGVVLIETAISEREEFHVDVGYFSQRFEAYGVDEQLDGYKTFVSYGNRVGDASYYFSYNRLESDAQPQTYFYGGSDTGAPPQSVSGAIRARDELSNSRLYFGDSGVVATTTDNIKMKLGYDWEQWSVLANIAYEGREGLSTRPNSYLRDSNGNAVWEGNVEQGGEVFSVPASRLGVSEQDRDSLSVGLRLRGELSERSALEANLNRFDILRDEARSSAANPNAPSFDGSGQVTDFGDTGWTTAELKWSVDGVFGEDVDLVAGLRHEHYELNTTVYRSSDYRAGRKTQAVDRSGGETTLNAAFLQLSWTISEAWDATLGGRYEDWKSHGGYYADDQAATPGLDVVKVPSRDDSSISPKLSLGFQPAEHWQLRYALARAYRFPIVEELFSQYQAYNSVNAANPDLKPERGLHHNLMIERRLGSGYVRVNLFKETVRDVIESQTTMLAGGTSLRTFVPVDQVETEGVELIFNAYDVFTPGLNLRANLAWTDAEITQNRVDRSIVGNQFTRMPKWRGNLLANYHVNARWDVGANLQYASDSYGRLDNRDREDNVYGAQDGYLRLGVKTRYQFTPQLSGSIGIDNLRNDIDYVAHPWPGRTGYVSLSYDL